A single Musa acuminata AAA Group cultivar baxijiao chromosome BXJ2-1, Cavendish_Baxijiao_AAA, whole genome shotgun sequence DNA region contains:
- the LOC135598109 gene encoding uncharacterized protein LOC135598109 → MVLDALSSPHRRSQNSVFLSSATKKHVSDHSELGSWSTILERHRFLLTMLALLAFLCTIYLYFAITLGATDSCSGMSGADKALCQAKSLHKGKLKFF, encoded by the coding sequence ATGGTTCTTGATGCATTGTCATCGCCTCACAGGAGGTCTCAGAACTCGGTTTTTCTGTCATCTGCAACCAAGAAGCACGTATCAGATCACAGTGAGTTAGGTTCTTGGTCTACAATTCTTGAGCGGCACAGGTTCCTCTTGACGATGCTAGCTTTGTTGGCATTCCTGTGCACCATCTATCTGTACTTTGCGATTACCTTGGGTGCTACAGATTCCTGTTCAGGGATGTCAGGAGCCGACAAGGCACTCTGCCAGGCTAAATCCTTGCATAAGGGGAAATTAAAATTCTTCTGA
- the LOC103998277 gene encoding APO protein 4, mitochondrial produces MAFWRQVQHYLQGDLYCSLLHLRQYGSKVDWNKLRPMILKRIRNRAKDYPVVRMIPIAQDVLKSREMLAEGISTLLKFIPVKSCKFCPEVYVGETGHQIKTCYGFKHIIKDQPHHWTEGKLNDILTPVESFHLQDMHQSIIKHDQRFDFHRVPAIVELCYQAGVEISDEVLYNCSPESPRSQGNTVKAGVSSDKDIKLVAQVTLDAWETLRLGVQKLLLVYPVKVCKYCSEVHVGPSGHKARLCGVFKFERWKGSHMWKKAEVDDLVPPKMVWHRRPHDPPVLVDSGRGFYGHAPAVVELCMQAGARVPMKYFCMMKVHGLTAT; encoded by the exons ATGGCTTTCTGGAGGCAAGTTCAGCATTATCTCCAGGGAGACTTATATTGCTCCCTCTTGCATTTGAGGCAGTATGGTTCAAAAGTTGATTGGAATAAGCTTCGGCCAATGATTTTGAAAAGAATAAGAAACAGAGCAAAAGATTATCCTGTCGTGAGAATGATTCCTATAGCACAAGATGTTCTAAAATCGAGAGAAATGTTGGCAGAAGGCATCTCTACTCTCCTCAAGTTTATCCCGGTTAAGTCATGCAA GTTTTGTCCTGAAGTATATGTTGGTGAGACAGGGCATCAGATTAAAACCTGTTATGGCTTTAAGCATATTATTAAGGACCAGCCACACCATTGGACTGAAGGAAAATTGAATGATATCCTCACTCCAGTTGAGTCCTTTCATCTCCAAGATATGCATCAAAGCATCATAAAGCATGACCAGAGATTTGACTTCCATCGTGTTCCAGCTATTGTTGAATTATGCTATCAAGCTGGAGTTGAAATTTCAGATGAAGTTTTGTATAATTGCAGTCCAGAATCCCCTCGTAGCCAAGGAAACACAGTAAAGGCTGGTGTTTCGTCGGACAAAGACATCAAGTTAGTTGCTCAGGTCACCTTGGATGCCTGGGAGACGCTCAGGCTGGGAGTACAGAAGCTATTGCTAGTCTATCCAGTGAAGGTCTGCAAGTATTGTTCAGAAGTCCACGTTGGGCCATCAGGGCACAAGGCGCGACTCTGTGGGGTTTTTAAATTTGAAAGATGGAAGGGATCCCACATGTGGAAGAAAGCGGAGGTGGATGACTTGGTACCACCAAAGATGGTGTGGCATCGGCGGCCTCACGATCCACCTGTGCTTGTGGATAGCGGGCGGGGTTTTTATGGGCATGCACCAGCTGTCGTCGAGCTCTGCATGCAAGCTGGTGCCAGAGTGCCGATGAAGTACTTCTGTATGATGAAGGTCCATGGGCTCACGGCCACTTGA
- the LOC135580778 gene encoding protein EXPORTIN 1A isoform X1, translated as MAERLRDLSKPIDVPLLDATVAAFYGTGSKEERSAADQILRELQNNPDTWLQVVHILQNSQSLNTKFFALQVLESVIKYKWNALPVEQRDGIKNYISDVIVQLSSSEVSFRKERLYVNKLNVILVQVLKHEWPTRWQSFIPDLVSAAKSSETICENCMAILKLLSEEVFDFSRGEMTQQKIKELKQSLNSEFQLIHELCLYVLSASQRTELIRATLATLHAFLSWIPLGYIFESPLLEILLKFFPIASYRNLTLQCLTEVAALQFGDFYDMQYVKMYTIFMIQLQTVIPPGTNISEAYTNGSSEEQAFIQNLALFFTSFYKSHIRVLESPENRAALLMGLEYLIGISYVDDTEVFKVCLDYWNLLVLELFEAHHNLDNPAVAAGLMGLQATLIPEMVDGLGSLLLQRRQLYSGPLSKLRTLMICRMAKPEEVLIVEDENGNIVRETMKDNDVLVQYKIMRETLIYLSHLDHEDTEQQMLKKLSKQLSGEEWSWNNLNTLCWAIGSISGSMMEEQENRFLVMVIRDLLNLCEITKGKDNKAVIASNIMYVVGQYPRFLRAHWKFLKTVVNKLFEFMHETHPGVQDMACDTFLKIVQKCKRKFVITQVGENEPFVSELLSSLPSTVSDLQPHQIHSFYESVGHMIQAEPDPSKRDEYLRRLMDLPNQKWAEIIGQASLSVDVLKDQDVIRAVLNILQTNTSAASSLGTYFFPQISLIFLDMLTVYRMYSELISSSIAEGGPFASKTSFVKLLRSVKRETLKLIETFVDKAEDQPHIGRQFVPPMMDPVLGDYARNLPDARESEVLSLFATIINKYRGVMMEYVPRIFEAVFQCTLEMITKNFEDYPEHRLKFFSLLRAIGTHCFQALIQLSSQQLKLVMDSIIWAFRHTERNIAETGLSLLLELLKNFQVSEFCNQFYRTYYLTIEQEIFAVLTDTFHKPGFKLHVIVLQHLFCLVDSGALTEPLWDASTVPYPYANNTVFVRDYTIKLLGSSFPNMTTPEITQFVGGLFESRNDLPTFKNHIRDFLVQSKEFSAQDNKDLYAEEAAAQRERERQRMLSIPGLIAPNELQDEMVDS; from the exons GTACTAGAAAGTGTCATTAAGTACAAATGGAATGCCTTGCCAGTCGAGCAGCGTGATGGAATAAAGAATTATATATCTGATGTGATTGTACAG CTTTCTAGTAGTGAAGTTTCCTTTCGGAAGGAGCGGCTGTATGTCAATAAGCTTAATGTCATATTGGTGCAG GTCTTAAAGCATGAGTGGCCAACCAGATGGCAGAGCTTCATTCCTGATCTTGTTTCAGCTGCAAAGAGTAGTGAAACAATCTGTGAAAATTGCATGGCTATACTAAAG CTTTTAAGTGAAGAAGTTTTTGATTTCTCAAGAGGAGAGATGACTCAGCAAAAGATAAAGGAACTTAAGCAGTCTTTGAATAG TGAATTTCAACTCATCCACGAGTTATGCTTATACGTACTGTCAGCATCACAACGAACAGAGCTTATCCGGGCTACCTTGGCAACCCTTCATGCTTTTTTATCATGGATTCCTCTTGGTTATATATTTGAATCTCCACTG CTGGAGATACTCTTGAAATTCTTTCCTATCGCATCATACCGGAACCTTACACTTCAGTGTTTGACAGAG GTTGCGGCGCTTCAGTTTGGTGACTTCTATGACATGCAGTATGTGAAGATGTATACAATCTTTATGATACAATTGCAG ACTGTCATCCCACCTGGTACAAATATCTCTGAAGCTTATACAAATGGTTCCAGTGAAGAACAG gcTTTCATCCAGAACCTTGCATTGTTTTTTACTTCGTTTTACAAG TCTCACATACGAGTACTGGAATCTCCTGAAAATAGAGCTGCCTTATTGATGGGCCTTGAGTATCTTATTGGTATCTCATACGTCGATGACACTGAGGTTTTCAAG GTTTGCTTGGATTATTGGAATTTACTGGTTCTAGAACTGTTTGAAGCGCATCACAACTTGGACAACCCTGCTGTTGCTGCAGGCTTGATGGGTCTTCAG GCTACACTGATACCAGAAATGGTTGATGGCCTTGGTTCACTGCTTCTGCAGAGGCGGCAGCTTTATTCAGGTCCATTATCAAAGTTAAGAACGCTCATGATTTGTCGTATGGCTAAACCAGAAGAGGTTTTGATTGTTGAGGATGAAAATGGAAATATTGTTCGTGAAACTATGAAAGACAATGATGTGCTTGTTCAATATAAG ATCATGAGGGAAACACTTATATACTTGTCACACCTTGATCATGAGGACACAGAACAACAG ATGTTGAAGAAGTTGAGTAAGCAATTGAGTGGGGAAGAGTGGTCTTGGAACAACTTAAACACATTGTGCTGGGCTATTGGATCAATATCGGGTTCAATGATGGAGGAGCAG GAAAATAGATTTTTAGTAATGGTCATTCGTGATTTGCTGAATCTTTGTGAAATTACGAAAGGAAAAGATAACAAAGCTGTGATCGCTAGCAATATCAT GTATGTTGTAGGACAGTATCCGAGGTTTCTCCGAGCCCATTGGAAATTTCTTAAAACAGTTGTGAATAAGTTGTTTGAGTTTATGCATGAAACTCATCCAGGAGTTCAG GACATGGCTTGTGATACTTTTCTGAAAATTGTCCAGAAATGTAAGCGTAAGTTTGTGATCACCCAG GTAGGAGAGAATGAGCCATTTGTTTCTGAACTTCTGTCGAGTCTACCAAGTACTGTTTCAGATCTTCAGCCTCACCAGATTCACTCATTTTATGAATCC GTTGGCCATATGATTCAAGCAGAACCTGATCCTTCTAAGAGGGATGAATATTTGAGAAGGTTAATGGATCTTCCAAATCAG AAATGGGCTGAAATCATTGGACAAGCAAGTCTTAGTGTTGATGTCCTGAAAGATCAAGATGTCATAAGAGCAGTTCTTAATATATTGCAG ACAAACACAAGTGCTGCTAGTTCTCTTGGGACATATTTCTTTCCACAAATATCTCTGATATTCTTGGACATGCTTACTGTATACAG AATGTACAGTGAGTTAATATCTAGTAGTATAGCTGAAGGAGGGCCCTTTGCGTCAAAAACATCTTTTGTGAAGCTTTTGCG ATCTGTGAAACGGGAGACACTCAAGCTAATCGAGACATTTGTAGACAAGGCTGAAGATCAGCCACATATCGGAAGGCAGTTTGTGCCACCAATGATGGATCCTGTCCTTGGTGACTATGCTAGAAACCTGCCAGATGCCAGGGAATCTGAAGTTTTGTCACTCTTTGCAACAATTATAAACAA ATATAGAGGTGTCATGATGGAGTATGTACCTCGCATATTTGAAGCTGTTTTTCAGTGCACGCTTGAG ATGATCACCAAGAATTTTGAGGATTACCCAGAACATCGCCTTAAGTTTTTCTCTTTACTGCGTGCAATTGGTACTCACTGTTTTCAAGCTTTAATTCAACTCTCAAGTCAG CAATTGAAACTTGTGATGGATTCAATCATCTGGGCTTTTCGGCATACTGAAAGGAATATTGCTGAGACTGGACTTAGTCTTTTGTTAGAGTTGCTGAAGAACTTCCAG GTTTCGGAGTTCTGCAACCAATTCTATAGAACATACTATTTGACAATCGAGCAAGAAATTTTTGCTGTCCTGACAGATACATTCCACAAGCCTGGCTTTAAGTTGCATGTTATAGTGCTTCAGCATTTGTTTTGTTTG GTTGATTCTGGTGCATTAACAGAGCCCCTATGGGATGCTTCTACAGTTCCATATCCATATGCAAATAATACAGTATTTGTTCGTGATTACACCATAAAACTATTAGGATCATCTTTTCCAAATATGACGACACCAGAG ataACTCAATTTGTTGGTGGATTATTTGAGTCAAGAAATGATCTTCCAACCTTCAAGAACCATATACGAGATTTTCTTGTGCAATCAAAAGAGTTCTCTGCTCAG GACAACAAGGATCTTTACGCCGAGGAGGCTGCAGCGCAAAGAGAACGTGAACGCCAGAGAATGTTGTCGATCCCCGGGCTAATTGCCCCAAACGAGCTACAGGATGAGATGGTGGATTCATAG
- the LOC135580778 gene encoding protein EXPORTIN 1A isoform X2, translating into MAERLRDLSKPIDVPLLDATVAAFYGTGSKEERSAADQILRELQNNPDTWLQVVHILQNSQSLNTKFFALQVLESVIKYKWNALPVEQRDGIKNYISDVIVQLSSSEVSFRKERLYVNKLNVILVQVLKHEWPTRWQSFIPDLVSAAKSSETICENCMAILKLLSEEVFDFSRGEMTQQKIKELKQSLNSEFQLIHELCLYVLSASQRTELIRATLATLHAFLSWIPLGYIFESPLLEILLKFFPIASYRNLTLQCLTEVAALQFGDFYDMQYVKMYTIFMIQLQTVIPPGTNISEAYTNGSSEEQAFIQNLALFFTSFYKSHIRVLESPENRAALLMGLEYLIGISYVDDTEVFKVCLDYWNLLVLELFEAHHNLDNPAVAAGLMGLQRRQLYSGPLSKLRTLMICRMAKPEEVLIVEDENGNIVRETMKDNDVLVQYKIMRETLIYLSHLDHEDTEQQMLKKLSKQLSGEEWSWNNLNTLCWAIGSISGSMMEEQENRFLVMVIRDLLNLCEITKGKDNKAVIASNIMYVVGQYPRFLRAHWKFLKTVVNKLFEFMHETHPGVQDMACDTFLKIVQKCKRKFVITQVGENEPFVSELLSSLPSTVSDLQPHQIHSFYESVGHMIQAEPDPSKRDEYLRRLMDLPNQKWAEIIGQASLSVDVLKDQDVIRAVLNILQTNTSAASSLGTYFFPQISLIFLDMLTVYRMYSELISSSIAEGGPFASKTSFVKLLRSVKRETLKLIETFVDKAEDQPHIGRQFVPPMMDPVLGDYARNLPDARESEVLSLFATIINKYRGVMMEYVPRIFEAVFQCTLEMITKNFEDYPEHRLKFFSLLRAIGTHCFQALIQLSSQQLKLVMDSIIWAFRHTERNIAETGLSLLLELLKNFQVSEFCNQFYRTYYLTIEQEIFAVLTDTFHKPGFKLHVIVLQHLFCLVDSGALTEPLWDASTVPYPYANNTVFVRDYTIKLLGSSFPNMTTPEITQFVGGLFESRNDLPTFKNHIRDFLVQSKEFSAQDNKDLYAEEAAAQRERERQRMLSIPGLIAPNELQDEMVDS; encoded by the exons GTACTAGAAAGTGTCATTAAGTACAAATGGAATGCCTTGCCAGTCGAGCAGCGTGATGGAATAAAGAATTATATATCTGATGTGATTGTACAG CTTTCTAGTAGTGAAGTTTCCTTTCGGAAGGAGCGGCTGTATGTCAATAAGCTTAATGTCATATTGGTGCAG GTCTTAAAGCATGAGTGGCCAACCAGATGGCAGAGCTTCATTCCTGATCTTGTTTCAGCTGCAAAGAGTAGTGAAACAATCTGTGAAAATTGCATGGCTATACTAAAG CTTTTAAGTGAAGAAGTTTTTGATTTCTCAAGAGGAGAGATGACTCAGCAAAAGATAAAGGAACTTAAGCAGTCTTTGAATAG TGAATTTCAACTCATCCACGAGTTATGCTTATACGTACTGTCAGCATCACAACGAACAGAGCTTATCCGGGCTACCTTGGCAACCCTTCATGCTTTTTTATCATGGATTCCTCTTGGTTATATATTTGAATCTCCACTG CTGGAGATACTCTTGAAATTCTTTCCTATCGCATCATACCGGAACCTTACACTTCAGTGTTTGACAGAG GTTGCGGCGCTTCAGTTTGGTGACTTCTATGACATGCAGTATGTGAAGATGTATACAATCTTTATGATACAATTGCAG ACTGTCATCCCACCTGGTACAAATATCTCTGAAGCTTATACAAATGGTTCCAGTGAAGAACAG gcTTTCATCCAGAACCTTGCATTGTTTTTTACTTCGTTTTACAAG TCTCACATACGAGTACTGGAATCTCCTGAAAATAGAGCTGCCTTATTGATGGGCCTTGAGTATCTTATTGGTATCTCATACGTCGATGACACTGAGGTTTTCAAG GTTTGCTTGGATTATTGGAATTTACTGGTTCTAGAACTGTTTGAAGCGCATCACAACTTGGACAACCCTGCTGTTGCTGCAGGCTTGATGGGTCTTCAG AGGCGGCAGCTTTATTCAGGTCCATTATCAAAGTTAAGAACGCTCATGATTTGTCGTATGGCTAAACCAGAAGAGGTTTTGATTGTTGAGGATGAAAATGGAAATATTGTTCGTGAAACTATGAAAGACAATGATGTGCTTGTTCAATATAAG ATCATGAGGGAAACACTTATATACTTGTCACACCTTGATCATGAGGACACAGAACAACAG ATGTTGAAGAAGTTGAGTAAGCAATTGAGTGGGGAAGAGTGGTCTTGGAACAACTTAAACACATTGTGCTGGGCTATTGGATCAATATCGGGTTCAATGATGGAGGAGCAG GAAAATAGATTTTTAGTAATGGTCATTCGTGATTTGCTGAATCTTTGTGAAATTACGAAAGGAAAAGATAACAAAGCTGTGATCGCTAGCAATATCAT GTATGTTGTAGGACAGTATCCGAGGTTTCTCCGAGCCCATTGGAAATTTCTTAAAACAGTTGTGAATAAGTTGTTTGAGTTTATGCATGAAACTCATCCAGGAGTTCAG GACATGGCTTGTGATACTTTTCTGAAAATTGTCCAGAAATGTAAGCGTAAGTTTGTGATCACCCAG GTAGGAGAGAATGAGCCATTTGTTTCTGAACTTCTGTCGAGTCTACCAAGTACTGTTTCAGATCTTCAGCCTCACCAGATTCACTCATTTTATGAATCC GTTGGCCATATGATTCAAGCAGAACCTGATCCTTCTAAGAGGGATGAATATTTGAGAAGGTTAATGGATCTTCCAAATCAG AAATGGGCTGAAATCATTGGACAAGCAAGTCTTAGTGTTGATGTCCTGAAAGATCAAGATGTCATAAGAGCAGTTCTTAATATATTGCAG ACAAACACAAGTGCTGCTAGTTCTCTTGGGACATATTTCTTTCCACAAATATCTCTGATATTCTTGGACATGCTTACTGTATACAG AATGTACAGTGAGTTAATATCTAGTAGTATAGCTGAAGGAGGGCCCTTTGCGTCAAAAACATCTTTTGTGAAGCTTTTGCG ATCTGTGAAACGGGAGACACTCAAGCTAATCGAGACATTTGTAGACAAGGCTGAAGATCAGCCACATATCGGAAGGCAGTTTGTGCCACCAATGATGGATCCTGTCCTTGGTGACTATGCTAGAAACCTGCCAGATGCCAGGGAATCTGAAGTTTTGTCACTCTTTGCAACAATTATAAACAA ATATAGAGGTGTCATGATGGAGTATGTACCTCGCATATTTGAAGCTGTTTTTCAGTGCACGCTTGAG ATGATCACCAAGAATTTTGAGGATTACCCAGAACATCGCCTTAAGTTTTTCTCTTTACTGCGTGCAATTGGTACTCACTGTTTTCAAGCTTTAATTCAACTCTCAAGTCAG CAATTGAAACTTGTGATGGATTCAATCATCTGGGCTTTTCGGCATACTGAAAGGAATATTGCTGAGACTGGACTTAGTCTTTTGTTAGAGTTGCTGAAGAACTTCCAG GTTTCGGAGTTCTGCAACCAATTCTATAGAACATACTATTTGACAATCGAGCAAGAAATTTTTGCTGTCCTGACAGATACATTCCACAAGCCTGGCTTTAAGTTGCATGTTATAGTGCTTCAGCATTTGTTTTGTTTG GTTGATTCTGGTGCATTAACAGAGCCCCTATGGGATGCTTCTACAGTTCCATATCCATATGCAAATAATACAGTATTTGTTCGTGATTACACCATAAAACTATTAGGATCATCTTTTCCAAATATGACGACACCAGAG ataACTCAATTTGTTGGTGGATTATTTGAGTCAAGAAATGATCTTCCAACCTTCAAGAACCATATACGAGATTTTCTTGTGCAATCAAAAGAGTTCTCTGCTCAG GACAACAAGGATCTTTACGCCGAGGAGGCTGCAGCGCAAAGAGAACGTGAACGCCAGAGAATGTTGTCGATCCCCGGGCTAATTGCCCCAAACGAGCTACAGGATGAGATGGTGGATTCATAG